A portion of the Musa acuminata AAA Group cultivar baxijiao chromosome BXJ1-1, Cavendish_Baxijiao_AAA, whole genome shotgun sequence genome contains these proteins:
- the LOC135679778 gene encoding auxin-induced protein 15A-like: MDSSNKTNKITEVVRLQQMLKKWKKLAAAPKSNSKSIKFLKRTLSVSDTSAAHSGDIPKGCLAVCVGEEMQRFVIPTEYLSHRAFAILLREAEEEFGFEQEGVLRIPCEVSVFESILQTVETNYC, translated from the coding sequence ATGGATTCATCCAACAAGACCAACAAGATCACAGAAGTCGTCAGGCTGCAACAGATGCTGAAGAAGTGGAAGAAGCTCGCAGCTGCACCGAAGAGTAACAGCAAGAGCATCAAGTTCCTGAAGAGGACTCTCTCCGTCTCCGACACGTCTGCGGCGCACTCGGGCGACATTCCCAAGGGATGCTTGGCGGTGTGCGTGGGAGAGGAGATGCAGAGATTTGTGATCCCGACGGAGTACTTGAGCCACAGGGCCTTTGCCATTCTGCTGAGGGAAGCAGAAGAGGAGTTCGGGTTCGAGCAGGAAGGTGTGCTGAGGATTCCCTGCGAGGTTTCTGTGTTCGAGAGCATACTGCAGACGGTGGAGACCAACTACTGTTGA